The window TTATTACCCAGCAGTTAACACTTCCAATGATCCATTGATTAGAGATGCGGTGAAATTGATGAAGCAATCAGGCTTATCGTTTAATAATAAAATTGATCAAATCCATTATTTCAATGGAATTTGCGATTTAAGTTATGTGAACTATGTGGACGAAGGTAAGGGATGGACTGCTTTTGAAAATAATACACCAGTATGGGGAGACACCTACAATATTCCATTTAACGACATGGCGAAGTTAAAAGGACCTGTCCTGAATGTTGGACCATTCGGTAAGGATGCTCATCAAAAAACGGAGCGACTTCATGTAGACAGTGCATTTGTAGAGATGCCAATAATGTTAGAAACATTGATTAAAAGTTTATATTAAATACATAGAACCAGACTTCCTAAAGTGGGAAGTCTTTCTTTGTTTTACCGAAATGTCGATCACTTGCGTTAAAAAGGAATTTACTTGCTCGGAATGATGACTTACTTTCGAGAGTAGGTTAAAAAGTATATCATCTCAGTATTCATAAATGTGAAAATTATAAGACTATTTTGTATTTTAATAACTTTTTGTTTATAAATATGTTGAATATAAATAGTATTTTGGAGATAATGAAACTAATAATTTTTTACGATAGGAGTAATTGAATGGAAATAACAACAAGAAATAATACGGAACATAAAAACAGAGCGAATGACTATGTGCATGAAGTATACGAACTGGTAAAGGAAAGAAATCAAGGGGAAAAAGAATTTTTACAGGCAACGCGTGAAATTTTTGATTCACTGCGGCCGGTATTTTTGAAAAACCCACAATATATACATAATGGAATTTTAGAGCGTATTACGGAGCCAGATCGAGTAATTACATTTCGAGTTGCATGGGAAGACGATACTGGAAAGGTTCAGGTCAATCGTGGTTTTCGAGTACAGTTTAATAATAGCCTAGGGCCTTATAAAGGCGGAATTCGTTTCCATCCGACAGTAAACAGTAGTATTATGAAATTTCTGGCCTTCGAGCAGACATTTAAAAATGCATTGACGGGACAGCCGATTGGCGCAGGTAAAGGTGGATCTGATTTTAATCCAAAAGGAAAGTCAGAACGTGAAATTATGCGATTTACGCAAAGTTTTATTACCGAATTAAGCAAATATATTGGGCCTGATATGGATGTGCCAGCTGGAGATATTGGAGTTGGGAAGAGAGAAATAGGTTATATGTTCGGCCAGTATAATCGTTTAAAAGGCGGCTATGAGGCGGGTGTATTTACTGGAAAAGATCCAAATCACGGAGGGAGTCTCGGTCGAAAAGAGGCTACAGGTTACGGCACAGTCTATTTTGTTGAAGAAATGTTGAAGTCATTAAATGATAGCTTTGAAGGGAAAAAAGTAGTTGTCTCTGGATCCGGCAACGTAGCAATCTACGCAATGGAGAAGGCGATTGAGCTTGGTGCAGTAGTGCTGGCATGTAGTGATTCTAATGGATATATATACGATCCTAAGGGTATTGATGTAGAAACGATAAAACAGTTAAAAGAGTTTGATAGTAAAAGAATTAAAGAGTATACAAAGGTTCATAAAGATGCAGTTTATCATGATGGTTGCACGGACATTTGGTCGGTTGCTTGTGATATTGCTCTACCTTGCGCCACGCAAAATGAAATGGAAAAAGACGATGCCATTATGTTAATACAAAATGGGGTGCGGGCAATAGGGGAAGGTGCTAATATGCCTTGCACAGAAGAGGCTATTCTTGCCTTCCAAGCAAATGGTGTATTATTTGGCCCAGCTAAAGCAGCAAATGCGGGCGGAGTAGCTGTTTCTGCAATGGAGATGTCACAAAATAGTATGCGGTTATCGTGGACGGTTGAAGAAGTAGATGAAAAGTTAAAGCAGGTAATGAAGAACATATACATTAGCTGTTATAATGCCGCAGAAAGTTACGGACATCCAGGTAATTTGGTGATAGGAGCAAATATAGCAGGATTCCTTAAAGTGGCAGACGCAATGGTAGCACACGGAATTCACTAATAAGAAAAAGGAGCAGTTCTCTAGTTAGAGAGTTGCTCCTTTTTACTATTTACTAAAGCCTAAATTTACCTACAATTTGATTTAATTGATGAGCAATATCATTTGTTTCATTAGAACGGTTTGCAATTTCATCAATCGAAGCTGTCGTTTGTTCTGTTGCTGCTGAAATAGATGTAGTAACCTGTTCAATCTCTCTAATCGATTCGGTAAGGTGATTGATCAACTCTACGACTTGTTTCGAATTGTCTGCTTCTGTAGTAGTCAATTCTGAAATCATGGAGATTTCTTCAACTGTTTTTGCAACTGCTGTAGAAATATCACTTAATGATTGAGATGTTTGAAGAACAGTCGAAGAGCCCGTTTCGATTAACTTCGTACTTTCTTTTGTAGAATCTACTACTAGCTTAATGCTTTCTGTAATGTCTTTAATAATTGATTCTACTTGCTCTACTTCAGTATTTGATTGTTCAGCTAGTTTTCTAACTTCCTCCGCGACTACTGCAAATCCTTTTCCATGTTCACCTGCGCGAGCTGCTTCAATTGAAGCGTTAAGTGCTAGTAAATTAGTTTGAGCAGCAATTGCTGAGATGGAGCCCGTAATTTGTTGAATCTGTGTAGTAGCTTCATTGAGACGTCCTATTGTCTCACTAGTTTCAATGGAGGCAGATCTGATTTTATCCATGTCACGACTAATCTCACTTGCACGAGTCAGCCCTTCTTCGGCAGTGTGCATAGTTGTTTTGGAATTTATCACAGTTGTATCTGCACGGTCTTTAGAATTTTGTAACCCTTGTGCTAGGTTTTGTAAAATATTAGAGGAACGTTCAGCCGTTATCGTTCCGTCGGATATTGATGCGGCGGTTTCACTCATATTAGTTGATACTTGGTGCACTGCATCTTTCATTTCGTTTAGTGAAATAGAATTGTTCTCGACATTATTAGTTAATTGAACGGAAGTTGTTTGAATCGTTCCTATAATATCTCGTAGGTTCGACGCTAATGTATTTAATGTTCTACTTAAATCTCCAACCTCATCTTTACTTGTGAAATGCGTGTCCTTGACAGTTAAATTACCTTTTGCAATTTCACCTGCGTGTGCAATAAGTGCTGAAAGCGGCTTTGTTTTTCTTCTTATTAAATATATTGTAATTAATGATGCTAAAATTAATGGAATAAGGCTAATAAGTATTCCTCCACTAACAACATCCCAAGTGCGATCTGTAACAATAGATGCATCAAAATCAATGACGCTAATAGCTATTATATCTTTAGAAGGGTCATGATCTTCAAAAATTGGTGCATAGCCAGAAAGTCTTTCTAAGCCAGCAAACTCATAAGCATCTGAATACGTAGAATGTTT is drawn from Psychrobacillus sp. INOP01 and contains these coding sequences:
- the gdhA gene encoding NADP-specific glutamate dehydrogenase, translating into MEITTRNNTEHKNRANDYVHEVYELVKERNQGEKEFLQATREIFDSLRPVFLKNPQYIHNGILERITEPDRVITFRVAWEDDTGKVQVNRGFRVQFNNSLGPYKGGIRFHPTVNSSIMKFLAFEQTFKNALTGQPIGAGKGGSDFNPKGKSEREIMRFTQSFITELSKYIGPDMDVPAGDIGVGKREIGYMFGQYNRLKGGYEAGVFTGKDPNHGGSLGRKEATGYGTVYFVEEMLKSLNDSFEGKKVVVSGSGNVAIYAMEKAIELGAVVLACSDSNGYIYDPKGIDVETIKQLKEFDSKRIKEYTKVHKDAVYHDGCTDIWSVACDIALPCATQNEMEKDDAIMLIQNGVRAIGEGANMPCTEEAILAFQANGVLFGPAKAANAGGVAVSAMEMSQNSMRLSWTVEEVDEKLKQVMKNIYISCYNAAESYGHPGNLVIGANIAGFLKVADAMVAHGIH
- a CDS encoding methyl-accepting chemotaxis protein, which codes for MKNTLTVHLGMIIVGIIASMLLITSVATYNTAYDELYKAAGIEAYGCANITTGLIQPDDVKKIIAGDSSAIDKVGEQLNWTTAHKDIFETQYIIDLDGKLLAMDDNLKEDGFKAGDQFYIDKEAIAMLVEMKHSTYSDAYEFAGLERLSGYAPIFEDHDPSKDIIAISVIDFDASIVTDRTWDVVSGGILISLIPLILASLITIYLIRRKTKPLSALIAHAGEIAKGNLTVKDTHFTSKDEVGDLSRTLNTLASNLRDIIGTIQTTSVQLTNNVENNSISLNEMKDAVHQVSTNMSETAASISDGTITAERSSNILQNLAQGLQNSKDRADTTVINSKTTMHTAEEGLTRASEISRDMDKIRSASIETSETIGRLNEATTQIQQITGSISAIAAQTNLLALNASIEAARAGEHGKGFAVVAEEVRKLAEQSNTEVEQVESIIKDITESIKLVVDSTKESTKLIETGSSTVLQTSQSLSDISTAVAKTVEEISMISELTTTEADNSKQVVELINHLTESIREIEQVTTSISAATEQTTASIDEIANRSNETNDIAHQLNQIVGKFRL